Proteins from one Pontibacter korlensis genomic window:
- a CDS encoding RNA-guided endonuclease InsQ/TnpB family protein translates to MKNLLCQNLGVDVGKDALDVVRHSFTFAGFDLTLCSTACTCRLLPLLQQTCPAPGKAPKAAVNQIKTYRFKLKPTRAQAQAFAQWLGSCRYVYNLCLDYKKHLWTNYQISVSKNQMQKELSAIARDVEWIGCVHSQTLQEVTDRLFKSYDGFFKQGKGFPRFAKRSLYRSFTFKQGVKLHQNTCKIQLPKIGKVNYRRSQDVQGGIKTASVVKEADGWYVTLCCQVDIERLPQISNVVGLDVGIKSFVVTSDGVVVDNPKHLYRYQHQLRRAQRAVSRKKKGGSNRRKAAGKLARLHQKVSNTRKDFHHKLTTQLIRENQAIVVENLQVQHMLKNRKLAKSISDAGWYQFVQMLAYKSKWYGRELIKVAPHHTSQDCWVCGWRNTDLQLADRYWTCSNGHVLDRDVNAAINIRNKAVGQTVSAWEIYGRSSEVAQESNLL, encoded by the coding sequence ATGAAGAATTTACTCTGTCAGAACCTGGGCGTCGATGTGGGCAAAGACGCTCTGGATGTGGTGCGACATTCCTTCACTTTTGCTGGGTTTGATCTTACCCTATGTTCTACCGCCTGCACTTGCCGGCTGTTACCTTTGCTGCAGCAAACATGCCCTGCACCGGGCAAGGCGCCAAAAGCAGCCGTGAACCAGATCAAGACATACCGCTTCAAACTCAAACCCACCAGGGCGCAGGCACAGGCTTTTGCCCAGTGGCTCGGTTCGTGCCGGTATGTCTATAACCTGTGTCTGGACTACAAGAAACACCTCTGGACCAACTATCAAATCTCCGTATCGAAGAACCAGATGCAGAAAGAGCTTTCTGCTATCGCCAGGGACGTAGAATGGATCGGGTGCGTACACTCACAAACTTTACAGGAGGTGACAGATAGGTTGTTCAAATCCTACGATGGTTTCTTTAAGCAGGGCAAAGGCTTCCCCAGGTTCGCCAAACGTAGCCTGTACAGGTCATTCACATTTAAACAGGGTGTGAAGCTGCACCAGAACACTTGTAAAATTCAACTACCTAAGATCGGGAAGGTTAACTATCGCAGGTCACAGGATGTGCAGGGGGGTATCAAGACAGCCAGCGTTGTCAAGGAAGCCGATGGGTGGTATGTGACGCTGTGTTGCCAGGTGGATATTGAGCGACTACCACAGATAAGCAATGTGGTAGGTTTGGATGTCGGTATAAAATCCTTCGTTGTCACGTCTGATGGTGTTGTTGTAGACAATCCTAAACACCTATACCGCTATCAGCACCAGTTAAGGAGAGCGCAACGTGCTGTATCGAGGAAGAAGAAAGGTGGCAGCAACAGGCGCAAGGCTGCCGGCAAACTTGCCAGGCTGCACCAGAAAGTGAGCAACACCCGCAAGGACTTCCACCACAAGCTGACTACTCAACTCATTCGCGAGAACCAAGCGATTGTTGTTGAGAACCTGCAAGTGCAGCATATGCTCAAGAACCGTAAACTTGCCAAAAGCATCAGCGATGCTGGGTGGTATCAGTTCGTGCAGATGTTAGCCTACAAGTCCAAATGGTATGGTCGGGAGCTTATAAAGGTAGCCCCCCACCATACTTCTCAGGACTGCTGGGTTTGTGGCTGGCGTAACACCGACCTGCAGCTAGCAGACAGGTATTGGACTTGTTCTAACGGACACGTCCTGGACAGGGATGTGAACGCAGCCATCAATATAAGAAATAAGGCGGTCGGGCAGACCGTTTCAGCTTGGGAGATATACGGTCGCAGTAGCGAGGTAGCCCAAGAATCCAACCTGCTTTAG
- a CDS encoding DUF4269 domain-containing protein — protein MNFKTIEYLKNGNPKQQRAYGVFTKYAVMEHLSPYEPVLAGTIPIAIDVDNSDLDIICYWEDAKQFRTTLTNCFSDYAGYKLSESEVRGQYTVIASFMLAGFEVEVFGQNTPSHEQLAYRHMLIENYLLNMMGGEFRENIRRLKLEGLKTEPAFAQALGLQGDPYLELLKYEKEMAELPQ, from the coding sequence ATGAACTTCAAGACTATCGAATACCTAAAGAATGGAAATCCAAAACAGCAAAGGGCGTATGGTGTATTTACCAAATATGCGGTGATGGAGCACCTAAGCCCCTACGAACCAGTGTTAGCCGGTACCATACCTATAGCTATTGATGTAGATAACAGTGACCTCGACATTATCTGTTACTGGGAGGATGCTAAACAGTTTAGAACTACCCTGACTAATTGCTTTTCGGATTACGCCGGGTATAAATTATCTGAATCTGAAGTGCGGGGGCAGTATACTGTAATAGCTAGTTTTATGCTAGCTGGCTTCGAAGTAGAAGTCTTTGGGCAGAACACTCCTTCGCATGAACAGCTTGCTTACAGGCACATGCTTATTGAAAATTACCTGCTTAATATGATGGGAGGCGAATTCAGGGAAAATATCCGGAGGTTAAAGCTTGAAGGACTTAAAACAGAACCTGCTTTTGCACAAGCCTTAGGCCTGCAGGGGGATCCTTATCTTGAGCTTTTAAAGTATGAAAAAGAGATGGCCGAGCTTCCGCAATAG
- a CDS encoding porin family protein has product MKRICLLFSFFICSVEFSLGQIGMGIRAGGVLATMDLRAVEENHIKPSFFFGAYSEINLTEKLIIRPEALYSSKGTRFSNHEIYGDGSINYDYLSVPVLLGYEANERLTLLAGPEVNFLAWYYSRYRGETHTLGNPNRKVDWGFNWGLAYNITPKFGIDVRYAHGFQNYFHFVYFGKDERVHSLRTQGANKVLQVGLTYTFFRKEMK; this is encoded by the coding sequence ATGAAAAGAATCTGTTTATTATTCTCCTTCTTTATTTGCTCTGTCGAGTTTAGCCTCGGACAAATAGGAATGGGCATAAGAGCTGGAGGAGTTTTAGCAACCATGGATTTACGAGCAGTAGAAGAGAACCATATTAAGCCAAGTTTCTTCTTCGGTGCATATTCAGAAATAAACCTAACAGAAAAGTTAATTATCAGGCCCGAAGCGCTTTACTCCAGTAAAGGTACACGATTTTCGAACCATGAAATCTATGGTGATGGTTCTATAAATTATGACTACCTAAGTGTTCCTGTGCTGCTTGGGTATGAGGCAAACGAAAGATTAACTCTACTGGCTGGTCCTGAAGTCAACTTTCTGGCATGGTACTACTCTAGGTACAGGGGCGAGACTCATACTCTTGGCAATCCAAATAGGAAAGTTGACTGGGGCTTCAACTGGGGCCTTGCTTACAACATAACTCCGAAGTTCGGTATAGACGTAAGGTATGCCCACGGTTTCCAAAACTACTTTCATTTCGTTTATTTTGGAAAGGATGAGCGTGTACACTCTTTAAGGACACAAGGAGCCAATAAAGTTCTTCAGGTTGGCCTGACCTATACTTTCTTCAGAAAGGAGATGAAATAA
- a CDS encoding GNAT family N-acetyltransferase has product MDKIGAHDANFIFELVNLPDWKRFNGDRNVTSRAAAEVYIEGMVTNPDTECWVVRLKQEKPPVGIITFIKREYLQHPYIGFTFLPEYRSQGYAYEATGTVLEEVKLNTAFTHVHATVLKENQKSIYLLEKLGLRYEKNVRVKNDELLLYTIALSVYN; this is encoded by the coding sequence TTGGATAAAATAGGAGCACATGATGCTAATTTTATATTTGAGCTGGTGAACCTGCCAGATTGGAAGAGGTTTAATGGCGACAGAAATGTTACCTCCAGGGCTGCCGCAGAAGTATACATAGAAGGTATGGTTACCAACCCCGATACGGAGTGCTGGGTGGTACGCCTAAAGCAAGAGAAGCCACCTGTTGGCATTATAACCTTCATAAAAAGAGAATACCTGCAGCACCCTTATATTGGTTTTACCTTTCTGCCAGAATATAGAAGCCAAGGCTACGCTTACGAAGCAACGGGTACTGTTTTAGAGGAAGTAAAGCTGAATACAGCGTTCACACATGTTCATGCTACTGTTCTTAAAGAGAACCAGAAATCCATCTACCTTCTGGAAAAGCTAGGATTACGGTATGAAAAGAATGTGCGAGTGAAAAACGATGAGTTACTGCTGTATACTATTGCACTGAGTGTATACAATTAG
- the hppD gene encoding 4-hydroxyphenylpyruvate dioxygenase, translated as MATDILQSKSTATDILPLNGTDHIEFYVGNAKQAAHFYQTAFGFKLVAYAGPETGIRDRASYVLQQEKIRLVLTTSLNPESEISKHVHLHGDGVKVLALWVDDAEEAFRGTVDRGAKPAHAPTTLTDQYGEVKVASIQTYGDTIHTFVERKNYTGPFMPGYVEKKSLLDVEPVGLKYVDHCVGNVELGRMNEWVEFYEKVMGFQLLLTFDDKDISTEYTALMSKVVSNGNGYIKFPINEPAAGKKKSQIDEYLEFYRGAGVQHIAVATDNILHTVSELRRRGVEFLYVPETYYDDLFERIGKIDEDMEDLKKLNILVDRDDEGYLLQIFTKPVEDRPTVFYEIIQRKGARSFGKGNFKALFEAIEREQELRGNL; from the coding sequence ATGGCAACTGATATTCTGCAATCAAAATCCACGGCAACAGATATCCTGCCACTAAACGGTACCGACCATATCGAGTTTTATGTTGGTAACGCTAAGCAGGCTGCCCACTTCTACCAAACTGCCTTCGGCTTTAAACTGGTGGCATACGCTGGTCCCGAAACTGGAATACGGGATCGCGCCTCTTATGTACTGCAGCAGGAGAAAATTCGTTTAGTTCTAACCACCTCCCTTAACCCTGAATCTGAGATCTCGAAGCACGTACACCTGCATGGCGACGGTGTAAAGGTACTGGCCCTTTGGGTAGATGATGCCGAGGAAGCATTCCGTGGCACAGTAGACCGTGGAGCCAAGCCCGCTCATGCTCCTACCACCCTAACTGACCAGTACGGCGAGGTGAAAGTAGCCTCCATACAAACTTATGGCGACACCATTCATACTTTCGTGGAGCGCAAGAATTACACTGGTCCGTTTATGCCGGGCTATGTGGAGAAAAAAAGCCTGCTGGATGTTGAGCCTGTAGGCCTGAAGTATGTAGACCACTGCGTAGGCAACGTAGAGTTGGGCCGCATGAACGAGTGGGTAGAGTTTTATGAAAAAGTAATGGGCTTCCAGCTCCTACTCACCTTCGACGACAAAGACATTAGCACAGAATACACAGCGCTTATGTCTAAGGTGGTTTCCAACGGAAACGGTTATATCAAATTCCCGATAAACGAGCCTGCCGCCGGTAAAAAGAAGTCGCAGATAGATGAGTACCTGGAGTTTTACCGTGGTGCCGGCGTGCAGCATATTGCCGTTGCCACCGATAACATCCTGCATACCGTTAGCGAACTTCGCCGCCGTGGCGTAGAGTTTCTTTATGTGCCCGAAACATACTACGACGACCTATTCGAGCGTATTGGCAAGATAGACGAAGACATGGAAGACCTGAAGAAGCTGAACATACTTGTGGATCGCGATGACGAGGGTTATCTGCTGCAGATCTTTACTAAGCCGGTAGAAGACAGACCAACCGTATTTTACGAGATAATACAACGTAAGGGAGCACGCTCTTTTGGCAAGGGCAATTTTAAGGCGCTGTTCGAAGCAATTGAGCGGGAACAAGAACTACGAGGCAACCTTTAA
- a CDS encoding phospho-sugar mutase, with translation MLETSIKQKIDQWLSGNYDEATKAEINSMLERNEHEALTDAFYRDLEFGTGGLRGIMGAGSNRMNRYTLGMATQGLCNYLHQNFPDQDIKVAIAHDSRNNSSEFARIAADIFSANGITVYLFEALRPTPELSYAIRHLGCQSGVVVTASHNPKEYNGYKVYWNDGAQVTAPHDKNIISEVNKITSIDEVKFQPDADKIHLLGKELDEAYIEQLLALSISQEAIKRQHDLKIVFTPLHGTGITLVPEVLQRFGFTNVHIVEEQAEPNGNFPTVVYPNPEEKEAMSLAMKKAAEIDADLVLATDPDSDRVGIAVKNQKGEFVLLNGNQTGALLINYLLQAWQKADKLTGKEFVVKTIVTTDLIKEVADSYNVTMYETLTGFKYIAQIIREKEGQEVYIGGGEESYGYMIGDFVRDKDAISACALIAEMAAVAKDSGQSLFEMMVSMYEKYNFYKEELISITKKGQRGAEEIQQMMANMRSNPPKQIAGSNVVEVRDYKMSTRKLVMTGEEQKLTLESSNVLQYLTEDGSKISARPSGTEPKIKFYFSVKEPLASASEYEATEQKLSQKIEQIQKDLKLK, from the coding sequence ATGTTAGAGACATCTATAAAACAGAAAATTGATCAGTGGCTATCAGGCAATTATGATGAGGCCACCAAGGCAGAGATAAACAGCATGCTGGAGCGCAACGAGCATGAGGCGTTGACAGACGCTTTTTACCGCGACCTGGAGTTTGGTACTGGCGGTTTGCGTGGCATTATGGGTGCCGGTAGCAACCGCATGAACCGTTACACCTTGGGTATGGCTACACAAGGCCTATGTAACTATCTGCACCAGAACTTCCCAGACCAAGATATCAAAGTGGCTATTGCCCACGATAGCCGTAACAACTCTTCAGAATTCGCCCGCATTGCAGCCGATATTTTCTCGGCAAATGGCATTACTGTATACTTGTTCGAGGCTCTGCGCCCTACGCCGGAGCTATCGTATGCTATTCGCCACCTGGGTTGCCAGAGTGGTGTGGTAGTAACGGCATCTCATAACCCTAAAGAGTACAACGGCTACAAAGTATACTGGAACGATGGTGCCCAGGTAACGGCTCCGCACGACAAAAACATCATCTCCGAGGTTAATAAGATCACCTCTATTGATGAAGTAAAGTTTCAGCCAGATGCAGACAAGATTCACCTGCTGGGCAAGGAACTAGATGAAGCTTATATAGAGCAATTACTGGCCCTGTCGATCTCGCAGGAGGCTATTAAGCGCCAGCACGACCTGAAAATTGTGTTCACGCCACTACACGGAACAGGTATTACACTGGTGCCGGAGGTGCTGCAGCGTTTTGGCTTTACCAACGTGCACATTGTAGAAGAGCAGGCAGAACCAAACGGTAACTTCCCTACAGTGGTTTACCCTAACCCTGAAGAGAAAGAGGCGATGTCGCTGGCTATGAAAAAAGCCGCTGAGATTGACGCTGACCTGGTGCTGGCAACTGACCCAGACTCTGACCGTGTAGGTATTGCAGTTAAAAACCAGAAAGGCGAATTCGTACTCCTGAACGGTAACCAAACAGGTGCATTGCTCATCAACTACCTGCTACAGGCATGGCAAAAAGCTGATAAGCTTACAGGTAAAGAGTTTGTAGTGAAAACTATCGTAACTACCGACCTGATCAAGGAGGTTGCTGACAGCTACAACGTTACGATGTATGAGACCCTGACCGGCTTCAAATACATCGCGCAGATAATCCGTGAGAAAGAAGGCCAGGAAGTATACATTGGCGGTGGCGAGGAAAGCTACGGCTACATGATCGGTGACTTTGTACGCGATAAGGATGCCATCTCGGCATGCGCCCTTATAGCTGAAATGGCTGCCGTGGCAAAAGACAGTGGCCAGAGCCTTTTCGAGATGATGGTGAGCATGTACGAGAAGTATAACTTCTATAAAGAAGAGCTGATCTCTATCACAAAGAAAGGACAGCGCGGTGCTGAGGAAATTCAGCAGATGATGGCTAACATGCGCAGCAATCCGCCAAAGCAGATTGCAGGCTCTAATGTAGTTGAGGTGCGCGATTATAAAATGAGCACCCGCAAACTGGTGATGACTGGCGAAGAGCAAAAGCTAACGCTGGAAAGCTCAAACGTACTGCAATACCTAACCGAGGATGGCAGCAAAATTTCAGCCCGTCCGTCAGGTACTGAGCCAAAGATCAAGTTCTACTTCAGCGTGAAAGAGCCGCTTGCCTCAGCCAGTGAGTATGAAGCAACAGAGCAAAAGCTGAGTCAGAAAATTGAACAGATACAGAAAGACCTGAAGCTGAAATAA
- a CDS encoding nitroreductase family protein has product MTDLFQSIKHVIETRRTTKPPKMNGQRIPDELVQQLVELADWAPTHGHTEPWRFIVYADGATTDFCQQHAELYKQSTPEDKFMQDKYEKLLHMGDQASHILVAYMRRGDLPKVPPLEEIASTSCAIQNLLLGAAALGIASYWGSGGMAYHQSMKDHLQLREEDVVLGILYLGYAEQATGEGKRMVPLQEKVTWKK; this is encoded by the coding sequence ATGACAGATTTATTTCAAAGTATAAAACACGTAATAGAAACACGCCGCACCACCAAGCCACCCAAAATGAACGGGCAGCGCATACCTGACGAACTGGTGCAACAATTAGTAGAGCTAGCCGATTGGGCTCCCACACACGGCCATACTGAGCCCTGGCGTTTTATAGTATATGCAGATGGCGCTACTACAGATTTTTGCCAACAACACGCGGAGCTGTACAAGCAGAGTACGCCAGAGGATAAGTTTATGCAGGACAAGTATGAGAAGCTGCTGCACATGGGCGATCAGGCATCGCACATTCTGGTGGCTTACATGCGCCGTGGCGACCTTCCTAAAGTTCCGCCACTCGAAGAGATAGCCTCCACTTCCTGCGCCATACAAAACCTGCTGCTAGGTGCTGCTGCTCTCGGCATTGCTAGCTACTGGGGTTCTGGCGGCATGGCCTATCACCAAAGTATGAAAGACCACCTGCAGCTTCGGGAGGAAGATGTAGTGCTGGGCATCTTATACTTGGGGTATGCCGAGCAAGCTACTGGCGAAGGCAAGCGTATGGTGCCACTGCAGGAAAAAGTAACCTGGAAAAAATAG
- a CDS encoding phosphoglycerate kinase, with the protein MRTIDQYNFAGKRALVRVDFNVPLDSEYRITDDTRIRAAVPTINKILNDGGAVILMSHLGRPKSGPEEKFSLRHLVPRLEEEFKINVRFASDCVGPDAAKLAHDLQPGEILLLENLRFHKAEEKGDPEFAKELSTLGDVYVNDAFGTAHREHASTAVVARYFPNDKMMGYVMQAELDNARRVLENAERPFTAIMGGAKISDKILIIEKLLDRVDNLIIGGGMSYTFVKADGGEIGSSLVEADKLDLANRLIKLAKEKGVNIMIPVDSVIADAFSNDANVDTKLSHHIPQNWMGLDIGPEAREQYAAVIANSRTILWNGPMGVFEMPNFSVGTQTVAEAVVAATANGAYSLIGGGDSAAAVNQLGYADRVSYVSTGGGALLEYMEGKTLPGVAAIERNDY; encoded by the coding sequence ATGAGAACTATAGACCAGTATAATTTTGCCGGTAAAAGGGCATTAGTGCGTGTAGACTTTAACGTGCCTCTAGATAGCGAATACCGCATCACCGACGACACCCGTATCCGTGCGGCGGTGCCTACCATCAACAAAATACTGAACGATGGCGGTGCTGTTATCCTGATGTCGCACCTGGGACGTCCGAAAAGCGGACCTGAGGAGAAATTCTCGCTGCGCCACCTGGTACCACGCCTCGAAGAAGAGTTTAAAATAAACGTGAGGTTTGCTTCTGACTGTGTAGGCCCTGACGCAGCAAAATTAGCGCACGACCTGCAGCCAGGCGAAATTCTGCTATTGGAGAACCTGCGCTTCCACAAAGCTGAAGAGAAAGGCGATCCGGAGTTTGCCAAAGAGTTGTCTACCCTTGGCGATGTGTATGTGAACGACGCCTTCGGTACTGCACACCGCGAGCATGCCTCTACAGCTGTTGTAGCACGCTATTTCCCTAACGATAAAATGATGGGCTATGTGATGCAGGCCGAGCTGGACAACGCACGCCGTGTACTGGAAAATGCTGAGCGTCCGTTCACAGCTATTATGGGTGGTGCCAAAATTTCAGATAAGATCCTCATCATCGAGAAACTACTGGACCGCGTCGACAACCTAATTATTGGCGGTGGTATGTCTTATACTTTCGTGAAAGCTGATGGTGGCGAAATCGGTTCGTCTCTGGTAGAGGCAGACAAACTGGACCTGGCAAACCGCCTCATCAAACTGGCCAAAGAAAAAGGCGTTAATATCATGATTCCGGTTGACTCTGTTATTGCCGATGCCTTTAGCAACGACGCTAACGTAGACACAAAGCTAAGCCACCATATCCCGCAAAACTGGATGGGTCTGGATATCGGACCTGAAGCACGCGAGCAGTATGCCGCAGTAATTGCTAACTCCAGAACCATTCTTTGGAATGGCCCGATGGGTGTTTTCGAAATGCCGAACTTCTCGGTAGGTACACAAACGGTAGCCGAGGCCGTAGTTGCCGCTACTGCTAATGGTGCTTATTCCCTGATAGGCGGTGGCGACTCTGCAGCAGCAGTAAACCAGCTTGGCTATGCCGACCGCGTATCTTATGTGTCGACTGGTGGCGGTGCGCTGCTGGAGTACATGGAAGGCAAAACCTTGCCGGGTGTGGCCGCCATCGAGCGCAACGATTACTAA
- a CDS encoding acetyl-CoA hydrolase/transferase family protein, which produces MSEIKATYKTAEEALSVIKSGDRVFVQGSAATPQFLISKLADRADELRNVELVSITTYGEIPLAEERFKDSFFINSLFVSANVRDAVNGGRGDYTPIFLSEIPHLFRSGILPLDVAIVHVSPPDKHGYCSLGVSVDVTREAVLSAKYVIAQVNPQMPRTHGDGLIHINQLDVLVEIDEELPEVDYSLRITSVEETIARYISEMVEDGATLQMGIGAIPDAVLSSLTNHKELGIHTEMMSNGVMQLVEKGVITNEHKYRHPGRIATGFIVGNRKLYDFVDDNPLILMQRTDYVNDVTIIRSNPKVTAINSAIEIDLTGQVVSDTIGKYQFSGIGGQMDFIRGAALSPGGKPIIALPSVTRKGISRITPLINEGAAVTTTRAHVHYVVTEYGVAYLYGKNLRQRAKALIDIAHPDHRERLEREAVDRYGFL; this is translated from the coding sequence ATGAGCGAAATCAAAGCTACCTATAAAACTGCTGAAGAGGCTCTTTCTGTTATCAAGTCAGGAGACCGCGTTTTCGTACAGGGCAGTGCGGCTACGCCACAATTCCTGATCAGCAAACTGGCAGATCGGGCCGATGAGCTACGAAATGTAGAACTGGTTAGTATCACGACCTACGGCGAGATTCCGTTAGCTGAAGAGCGGTTCAAGGATTCCTTTTTCATCAACTCCCTGTTCGTGTCTGCCAATGTGCGGGATGCGGTAAACGGTGGCCGTGGCGACTATACTCCTATCTTTCTGAGCGAGATTCCGCACCTGTTCAGGTCTGGCATTTTGCCGCTGGATGTTGCCATTGTACACGTGTCTCCACCTGATAAGCATGGCTACTGCTCTTTAGGTGTATCAGTAGACGTTACCCGTGAGGCAGTACTAAGTGCCAAGTATGTTATTGCACAGGTTAACCCTCAGATGCCACGCACCCACGGCGACGGCTTAATACACATAAACCAGCTGGATGTGCTGGTAGAGATAGATGAGGAGCTGCCAGAGGTGGACTACAGCCTGCGCATTACCAGTGTGGAAGAAACAATTGCCCGCTACATATCAGAGATGGTAGAAGATGGTGCTACCCTGCAAATGGGTATTGGCGCTATACCAGATGCTGTACTTAGCAGCCTTACAAACCATAAAGAGCTGGGTATCCATACCGAGATGATGTCTAACGGGGTGATGCAGCTGGTGGAAAAAGGTGTAATCACCAATGAGCATAAGTACAGGCACCCAGGCCGTATTGCCACAGGCTTTATTGTAGGTAACCGCAAGCTCTACGACTTTGTGGATGATAATCCGCTTATCCTCATGCAGCGTACCGACTACGTAAACGACGTTACCATTATCCGCTCTAACCCTAAGGTAACAGCCATCAACAGCGCCATCGAGATAGACCTTACTGGTCAGGTGGTTTCTGATACCATTGGCAAGTACCAGTTTTCAGGTATAGGCGGGCAGATGGACTTTATCCGTGGGGCGGCCTTATCTCCGGGAGGTAAACCAATTATCGCACTACCTTCTGTAACGCGTAAAGGTATTTCCAGAATCACGCCTCTTATAAACGAAGGTGCTGCCGTTACCACCACCCGTGCGCACGTGCATTATGTGGTAACAGAGTATGGCGTAGCTTACCTTTATGGCAAGAACCTGCGCCAGCGTGCCAAGGCACTCATCGACATCGCTCACCCAGATCACCGCGAGCGACTGGAGCGAGAGGCTGTGGATCGCTACGGATTCTTATAG
- a CDS encoding amidase family protein, producing MLRTPTSILFLLLGLFILGCSPETKKASSPTAKFELEEATIEDIHQAFREGTCSCQQLVAAYFERIEQFDKPTRLNAIVVTNPEAMERAKQLDEEFADTKVLRPLHCIPVIVKDNYNTEGLQTTAGSLALKGFKPAEDAYQVRKLKEAGAIVLAKSNMAEWAFSPMVSISSIAGETLNPYNLEHVPAGSSGGTAAAVAANFGTVGLGTDTGNSIRGPSSHNSLVGFRSTLGLTSRAGIVPLYLRNDVGGPMARTVEDATKILEVITGYDPADPLTKYSQGKVPQNYQQYLKKNGLKGARIGVFRTLSEKNPDPQVKALFEQAIADLRALGAVIVDSVEVTNFDELSQDQWCDVFLHDINEYLAAQGPNVPVKNLDEIVASGKYSPYIEENLKYFQQNQFVAEEGSHACGDAYNDPRRIAYRNAVEAAMEKYDVGAIIYPTWNNPPAKVGDFAGYKGDNSQIIAPHTGQPAFTVPMGYTYDNLPAGLQFLGRMYDEPTLIKYTYAYEQGTKHRKPPVRFTKSVASGR from the coding sequence ATGCTTAGAACACCTACTTCCATACTTTTTCTGCTGCTCGGCCTGTTTATACTTGGCTGCAGCCCCGAAACAAAAAAAGCCTCCTCCCCTACTGCCAAGTTTGAGCTCGAAGAGGCAACCATTGAGGACATACATCAAGCCTTTAGGGAGGGCACATGCTCCTGCCAGCAGTTGGTAGCAGCATATTTCGAGCGGATAGAACAGTTCGATAAGCCTACCAGGCTCAATGCTATAGTGGTTACAAACCCTGAAGCTATGGAGCGTGCTAAACAGCTTGATGAAGAGTTTGCTGATACTAAGGTGCTGCGCCCCCTGCACTGCATACCGGTTATTGTAAAGGATAATTACAATACAGAAGGCCTGCAAACTACTGCCGGTTCACTGGCATTAAAAGGTTTCAAACCTGCCGAGGATGCATACCAGGTGCGAAAGTTAAAAGAAGCCGGAGCTATTGTACTTGCTAAGTCAAATATGGCTGAGTGGGCCTTCAGCCCTATGGTAAGCATCAGCTCCATTGCAGGCGAGACCCTCAACCCCTATAACCTGGAACACGTTCCGGCTGGCTCCAGTGGTGGCACTGCAGCAGCGGTGGCTGCTAATTTTGGCACCGTAGGACTTGGCACCGACACAGGTAACTCTATTCGTGGGCCTTCGTCACACAACTCACTGGTAGGTTTTCGTTCTACGCTGGGCTTAACGAGCCGTGCTGGTATTGTGCCGTTATACCTACGCAACGATGTAGGCGGCCCTATGGCACGCACAGTAGAGGATGCCACAAAAATTCTAGAGGTAATTACTGGCTATGACCCGGCTGATCCGCTAACCAAGTATAGCCAGGGTAAAGTGCCACAGAACTACCAACAGTACCTGAAAAAGAACGGGTTAAAAGGTGCCCGAATTGGTGTGTTCAGAACGCTAAGCGAGAAGAACCCTGATCCGCAGGTAAAGGCGCTTTTTGAGCAAGCCATTGCAGATTTAAGAGCCTTGGGCGCCGTAATAGTAGACTCGGTAGAGGTTACCAACTTTGACGAGCTTAGCCAGGACCAGTGGTGCGATGTGTTCCTGCACGATATAAACGAGTACTTAGCTGCTCAAGGACCTAATGTACCTGTTAAAAACCTGGATGAGATTGTTGCTTCTGGTAAGTACTCTCCCTACATAGAGGAAAACCTGAAGTATTTCCAGCAGAACCAGTTTGTAGCAGAGGAAGGATCTCACGCCTGTGGCGATGCCTATAACGACCCTAGAAGAATAGCTTACCGCAATGCAGTAGAGGCAGCAATGGAGAAGTATGACGTTGGCGCCATTATCTATCCTACCTGGAACAACCCTCCCGCTAAAGTCGGAGATTTTGCAGGTTATAAAGGCGATAACAGTCAGATTATAGCGCCCCATACAGGGCAGCCCGCTTTTACAGTACCTATGGGCTACACCTACGACAACTTACCGGCTGGCTTGCAGTTCCTCGGCCGCATGTACGACGAGCCTACGCTCATCAAGTATACTTATGCCTACGAGCAGGGTACAAAGCATAGAAAACCGCCTGTGAGGTTTACAAAAAGTGTCGCTAGTGGAAGATAA